In Symphalangus syndactylus isolate Jambi chromosome 15, NHGRI_mSymSyn1-v2.1_pri, whole genome shotgun sequence, the following are encoded in one genomic region:
- the GGACT gene encoding gamma-glutamylaminecyclotransferase, protein MALVFLYGTLKRGQPNHRVLRDGAHGSAAFRARGRTLEPYPLVIAGEHNIPWLLHLPGSGRHVEGEVYAVDERMLRFLDDFESCPALYQRTVLRIQLLEDRTPGAEELPAPTAVQCFVYSRATFPPEWAQLPHHDSYDSEGPHGLRYNPRENR, encoded by the coding sequence ATGGCCCTCGTCTTCTTGTACGGCACCCTGAAGCGGGGTCAGCCCAACCACAGGGTCCTGCGGGACGGCGCCCACGGCTCCGCAGCCTTTCGGGCGCGCGGCCGCACGCTGGAGCCCTACCCGCTGGTGATCGCGGGGGAGCACAACATCCCGTGGCTGCTGCACCTGCCCGGCTCGGGGCGCCACGTGGAGGGCGAGGTCTACGCAGTAGACGAGCGGATGCTGCGCTTCCTGGACGACTTCGAGAGTTGCCCGGCCCTGTACCAGCGCACGGTGCTGCGGATACAGCTGCTGGAGGACCGGACCCCGGGCGCAGAGGAGCTGCCGGCGCCCACCGCAGTGCAGTGCTTCGTGTACAGCAGGGCCACCTTCCCGCCGGAGTGGGCCCAGCTCCCGCACCATGACAGCTACGACTCCGAGGGGCCGCACGGGCTGCGCTACAACCCCCGGGAGAACAGATAA